Part of the Hippopotamus amphibius kiboko isolate mHipAmp2 chromosome 7, mHipAmp2.hap2, whole genome shotgun sequence genome, ATCCAGTAATCTGCCAAGGGCATCATGGAAGGCTTGGTAACTTCGGCTTAATAGTCTTCTTCATCCTccttaaaaacttttattaagtattattattaagcCTGATGCTCTATGAAACAACAGGTGCTCATATCCTAAGGCAAGCAGTGCTCAATAACACCACAAAGGTGTTACATACATTTTGTACGGCTGTACCAAAGTCACAGGACTGAGCCTTCCGGGGAACCGTTTTACCTCTCTTTCAGAATACCAGGTACCAATTCAATAACAGCAAGGAGAATTCCTGGTGAGTGAAGTTTCACACACCAAAAGGAGAACTATAAACAGTCAAtacagcaaggaaacagagcaggggTCAGTTTACCACAAATCAAAGGTGGTGGTCTGGAGCCTCTTGGTGAAGGGTTTTTTCACCACTCAGAAGAATCTTGGTTCTGATCTCCTCCTCTGAAGGCCAACCAAAACTCTTATGGTGGCCTCGGCAGGAAGGTGGATAAcagggagaaaaggaagcaagCAATCACCTAGAGGAGCTAACATGCTGAGTGTTACTACATGCTGGGCACTTcatatgtgttcattcatttaatcccCTCTAACAGACTGAGGgcctgctcaaagtcacacaccttgtaagtggcagagctagttACAAACCTAGGCATTCAGTGTGGCTCCAGAGCCCTTACTCTCAACTGCTATACCATGCCGCCTCCGCACAGGAGATGCAGATGAGTTCAGGAGTAGGCAATGTTGAAGATGGACTGAAAAAGGCAGCACTGGAGGTATGAAAGGGAGACGGAATAAAGATTAAAGCCAGGTTCCTTCTAGCTTGGGTACAAGCGGGATTCACAGGGCATTTGGTAGTGGAATGAACATCTCACAGGCGTCAGTCTGACATCTGCTAGGTTAGGGAGAAGCTGAGGATGCAGGAAAAGACCAGAGAACTGAGTTGGACTGATAGGCTAAAATGAACGAAGTGAACTGCCAAGTGCACAGGGAACGATATCTCAATCAGGGTTTTGCCTCAAACACTTAAAAGCTGGCCCTGTTCAACAACTCAGGAGACACCACCGAGGTGGTTTGGGACCCACGGAAGGTATCTGCAgctctgagagagaaaaagagatgccatggaagtgggggaggggtggagggctaCAGAGAGCCTCCAGGACTCACCAGTCTCCCTAATTTAAGAAAACGAGAACCAGAGTTAGGTGGCCAACTAGAAAAGCCGTCTAATGTCACATCTGGAGAGTCAAACAGAGTCCTCAACAGCAGAGTCTGGTACACTCAATAGGTACTAAGTATGCGTCTACTTAATGAATAAACGAGTGAGCTAACTAAAGTACGAGAGGAGGGGGTCTGTTTCCACTTACACAGCAGCAGGCGGCGGGGGCAATGAGCGACCATAGTTGAGACCTTGGGCTCGGCCCAACATAAGGTCCCCATGCTGCCGCTGCCATTTCTAGGAAGCACCCAGCTTCACATCCTCATTTTCCAGGAAAGCCAACGCTTCCAAGTTTGGCCCTTGACCGCGTATGCACGCTAACCCGCAATCATTTAACCCAGATCATGATTACGGGGGGCTCAAAACACCGGGTGGCCGACGAGGGTTCGCCGCCCCGAAGCATCCTGGGACTTGTAGTCCCCAGCCAGCCCAACCAGCGCCTCCTCTTGAGCCCCACACAGCCCTCGGCGAGGGCCCCTGCTCCGTGCCCGGGCCCACCCACAGACGGGGGTCGGGGCGCGGACCGAGTCAATAAGCAAGGGAGGATCCTACGGGACCGGCCCTGGCCAGGCGGCGCCAGCCACCGACCACATGGCAGCGGATGGAGCCGGATGCGCGAGACGCCACTCACCATCATTTTGTAAGCTTATTCAGCGGCCCGctattcctcttctctttttccgCGCCCGAGCCGCCCAGCAACCCCACAATTCTCAGCGCCAGAGAAATCCCCAGAAGCTTCGCCAAGCCGTTGGCCCGCGAGAGGAAGGGGATGGGCCACTTCCGGCACTCTATGGTTCGCTACCACAGAGTCGACGTGGCTAGAAGGGCCAGAGGCTGGGCCTCAGCCGGCGCTCCTAAACGTTGGTGAAGGAAGGTTGCCGGTTTTCGATGGTGGCATACTGTTTGAGCATGTAGGATCTTTGCTTGGACCGCGTCACTCACTAACTCTAATTCCATCCCCCTTCTCCCCGCAAATGCCAGACCAAGGAATGCAATGAacgcaaatatttattgaaggctgACCGAGGGACAGGCTTTTGCCAAGTAGTCATTTGACGTGAGcgaactcatttaaccctcacaactcTCGCGTTTGTAGTGTAATCAtgcccactttacagaagagggAACTGAGACTGAGAAGTTAGGTGTCCAAAATCACAGTTGCACAATAAATGGTAAATAAACAGGCGTGGACACCTGGCCCCAACGCTCATTTTCTGGTTCGGCACTGCCCAGGGCTTCCTCGCGAGTCGGGTACAACAGGCCACGTCCCCAGAGCCTACTGACTTATGAGCGCGCAAGCGCCGGTGGAACTAGGTAGAGGCTGAGCAGAGAGAGCAGAGGTCGCCAGAGACCACCTGGGCACTAGACAAATGCCTTTCCAAGGAGCGGATGGGAAGGAGCAAAGCACAGCTACGAGAAGGTAAATCGTCGTCTAGCGGAGCTGCCGCGGGGAGGAGCCGGCCGAGACCGCACGAGCTGATTGGCCAAGACTTTCGGCGGCTGAGGCGAGTCCTGCGAGTCTCCCACCTTCAGTTCTCCggcccgccccggcccgccccctGCCAGCGAGGTCCTGCCTAGTCAAGTCCAAACTGAGAGACGCTAGGGCGGGGGCCGGCAGTCGCAGTTAAGAGTTTAGGCCAATCAGCCCGCGGCCCCACTTCTCTCGACCAATAGAAAGTGGGCTGGGGCGCAGGGGCGGAAAATGTGGCTACATGAGCAGGCGTCAGAGCCAATCAGCCCCGGGCCTCGTTTCGGTCCGCCAACCCGCGGCGTGAGCGGGTCTGGGGGCGGGAGGCCGGAGCAGCTGTCAGGCAGAAGTCCGGCGAGCTACGCGCGGCGGGGAGGCTGGGAGAAGCGCGGCGCCGGGCCGGGCCCTGGAGATGCTCCCCGGCGCCGCGGGCTGGTGGTGTCTCGTGGTCTGGCTCCCCGCGTGCGTCGCGGCCCACGGTGAGCGGCAACGGTCGAGCTGTGTCTCAGGGCGGGGCTGGCGGTCCAGCTTAAGCGCGTCTCCGCCTGGGGGCCACGGGTCACCTTGGGGACCCCGCGAGTTCGGAGCAGGGCAGATCCAGAGATGGGCGCCTGTAGTGGGTGGGTAGTAGTCCCCAGGGACATGAACTGGGCGCGGCCTGAGGCTGGGCTGTGAGTCCTCAGCTCCTCACGTCGAAGCAAGACTCCCCCTACCCCCACTGGCGCCGACTTAGGTGACTGAGGGGGCGGGGAACAAGGAACAACTAGCGATAGTGCAGGCTAGACATATGTGAGTGCTCACGTTCATAAACAGGGCCGCACATTGCTACACGTCGGCTCACACGCACTAGTACATACGTACACACCCAACCTGTTTGCACCTACACGAGAACATAAACATACACCCATATACATACGTGAGCACATGTGTATACCTACACTTAATTTACACAGATCAGCAGATGCAAAGTCCAGGCGAAAATGtgtctggggaggaggggaagtttAGTGCtaatccaggaaggcttcctgggagtGTACCTGTACCCGATGGGAAGTCTCCACTCCCAGGATAAAAGGCTATATATGTAGCCCAGTGCCAAGCCAGTGGAGTTCTGCCTGGTGACTGATGTGGACAGTAGAGAAGGACAGCTAAAGCCACAATCGATCCcaacctggcacacagtagtgACTTGATAGTTTGTTGATTGCCTAATGGCTCTGTGGCAGCAGCTTCCACCCTTTCATATTCCTCAGTCTCTCTGGGCTAAGGAAACCAGGGACTCAAGTCCAGGTAAAACATTACACTTTGGTGCTGAAGAGATCCACACCCCAGAAAAATCTGGTTGTTCTGGCAATTCCCTTCCTCAATGCAGTGGAGCTGGAAATAGTTGTTCACTTATTCAACACTCTTTTTGAGCACCAACTATATGCTAGCCACTATGTTAGATGATGTGGATACAGTACTGAATGAAGTTACAAACTTAGGTTCTTGTCCTAGTGCAggagatagacaataaacaaaaatttacaaatactgtataattacAAATTATGTTAAAAGTGTCATTGgagaaaaagtttattttgaatgGGCATAAGGGGAAGGCAGTCACAGGGCAGGTTTCTCTGGAAAGTGGCATTTAAGCTATGACCTGATGGATGAATAGGAGTGAGCTATATaaagaggcaggggtggggtagggtgagGGTACTTGCAAGAAGATTTGgagatgtgaagaaactgaaaggAGGCCAGTTTAGCTTGAACATAGGAAGGAAGAGATGAGGATGGAGTAGTAGCCAAGGGCCAGATCAAGCAGGGCCTTGCAGACCAGAGTTAAGTTTCGATTTTAAGTGCAAAGGGAAGTCGTTGAAAGGTATTGAAGTTCTGGGAGCAGTGAGTGACATGATCACGTTTGCTTTAAGATGTTTTAAGATATCCTGGGCAGTTGCTGGGGAAATGGACCTTAGGGAGCAAGAATGGAGGCTAAGATAACCAGTCAAAAAGCTGCAACAGCCAGGACAAGAAATGATAGTGGTTGGACTAAGGGGATGGCAGTGGAACCAGTCAACTTTTAAGTTTTGGTGAGAGTTGTTTTGTATTCAGGCTGTGATATCTCCACCTTGAAACTCCCAAGTCTGCTTCAGAGCAAAGATGAATTAACCCTCAGAGAGGTAACACTGGAGCTCTCAATCTTCCCAGCTCACCTGTGTAAGCAGCAGTAGCTGTAAATCTCTGGGGTTACTAACATTGTCTGCATCAACTCTATCCTCTCTGGGGCAGAGACCATCTATCCTACCCACCTGGAGGACCCCGTTGGCTAAAGCTGGGTCTCTGGGCCCAGATCATAGCCAGCCCAGTTGAAGGCACTGGGTCCGTGATCTGAACTTGAACCAGCTTTTTCCCTGGAGGCTTCTCACCTGTACATTTTACCTTTCAGGCTTACGCATCCATGATTACTTGTACTTTCAAGTGCTGAGTCCTGGGGACATTCGATACATCTTCACAGCCACACCTGCCAAGGACTTTGGTGGTATCTTTGTAAGTTCAGGGATTCCTCCTCATCTCTGATCCTGTCTCCACATTCCCCCCACTAAGTTGAGGTGACCCTCATCGCTTCAACCAATACCTGAGTGCTGGGACAGAGAAGGGGGCAGACAGAATCCAGCTCTATCCTCCACGGGCTGTAGAGCCACGAAGAAGGGGCTTCCAGCTATTCCTCTGGGCAGACCTGGGCACCACAGAGGGAGAAAGCTGTCTTCTTAGGGACACGAAGTAGTGAAAAACCAAGGGGTCTGCTAGCTCCACCTCTGAACTATGTGACTCAAGGCAAGTTACTTGCCCTCTCTGGGTCCATACCAACTTCCCTACCTATGTCTGGGAAAGGCAGGGTGGGACAGGACAGCTAGACAGACctttgtgagaattaagtaaaaATGCTCAAGTGTCTAGCACACTTTGTGAGGAGCTGATAAGACGGGGTAGTCAGCCCAGTCCTAAAGGTGTGTCTCCCCACACTCTCATCTGTCTAAATGTCTTTCAGCACACAAGGTATGAGCAGATACATCTTGTCCCTGCTGAACCTTCAGAGGCCTGTGGGGAACTCAGCAACGGTTTCTTCATCCAGGACCAGATCGCTCTGGTGGAGAGGGGGTAAGGAGTGGACAGGCACGGGCACAAGGGAAAGGCAGGCATAGGGTAGATTCTGAGATCAGTGTTGGTGGTGATGCTTTGTAATAgctgtttttaaataattcatcttTTTAAGGGTCTTTAAGAAATGTCTTTAGATTACCCAAGCCTTTGGCCATTTACTTGTGAGCCTTTATAAAAAAATTCTCCATggtccttctttcctcctcccacgTTGGTGGTCTGGGGAAGGGATAGCTAGGACCCTGCCTTTCCTTTGGTTTCACCACCACCTCTTCCAGGGGCTGCTCCTTCCTCTCCAAGACCCGAGTAGTGCAGGAGCACGGCGGGCGGGCGGTGATCATCTCTGACAACGCGGTTGACAATGACAGCTTCTATGTGGAGATGATCCAGGACAGTACCCAGCGCACAGCTGACATCCCTGCCCTCTTCCTGCTTGGCCGAGATGGGTGAGGGCTCTTTGTCTCTGGCTGTATCAGCACCCAGCTGGGTGCCATGACCCGGGGAGGTCAAGGGCAATCACCAGTCCCTACCCCCAAGCCTCATCTTGGGGTGCCCTGGTTGGAGGGCCAAAAAAGTCCTCAGACTCTGGAACTCCCAGAGTGATGCGGATAGTGGGGCATGATGGGGTGCTGAGAAAGTGACCATCACCACCTCTCTTCATGCCCTCCCAGCTACATGATCCGCCGCTCCCTGGAACAGCATGGACTGCCATGGGCCATCATTTCCATCCCAGTTAATGTCACCAGCATCCCCACCTTTGAGCTGCTGCAACCGCCCTGGACCTTCTGGTAGAGGAGCTGGTCTCACATTCCAGCCATAAGCAActctgggctgggaaggggaAATCCAGGAATTCTGCTGTTTGGGATTTGGGGGTAGCATTTGGGGACTGGTGGAGCCAGGCAGAGGAAAAGGGCTTGGGCCTTGGCTAAGCTAAAGGAAGCCACACcactggcctcccctcccctgggctccTAAGGTGTCTCATGCTATGGGAGGAGGCAAGAGCTGGGCCCCAAGGCTTGTGGGCTAGGGTCTGGAACTAAAGGGGCCTACAGCAGGTGGTCTGAGAGCCATCTGAGACCTGTCATGTCCCACCTGGCTCCAGCCTCCCCACCCAGGGTTCTTCACAGCAGTTGTTGGAATGGTATAAAGAGCTGATGTTTGAGGACCTAATAAACCCTCACtgactttttagcaataaagcctCTCATCAGGGTTGCAACTGTGTCCTAAAGTAAAAGCAcacaggggtgggaggggctgtCAAACACTTATCTGGTCCCATGCTCTTGTTTTGAagagaggaaattgaggcccagagaggatacatgacttgcccaaggtccttTAGGACCTGTGCTCAGATTGGTAATCTTGGATCCCAAGTCTCCTGTTGAAGAActtaggaaactgaagctcagtcCCTGAGGAAAAGCCTCATCTTGTAGCCTGGTGTTAGGGATTCACACTGAACCTCAGAGAACTCCTGTTCTTGGACTTTAGAAACATTTGCACAGCACAGGATAGACAACACCAGGGATAAACCCAAACTGGGGAGCTGGAGCTCCCATCTCCTGCCATCGCCTGCTCTATCCTATGTACTTTTGTACCATCCCTGTGACTGCTGCCTGCCTGGGGCAGCTTGTCAAGCCATTCACAAAGTACTCCTGCAAAGGCCTGTCACCACTCAAGTTTTATTGAGAACAGtgggcaggtggggaggagggagtgctGGCTGCTGTGAAGGATTAAGAACCCAACAGCCCAGACAGGCAGAGTCCACCTGGCTCATGATCCAGGAAAGGGCCTGTGGGGTGGCACCTGCCCTCCCTGGGATCCCTCAGCAGGGGCATGTGGCAGACCCCtcagggaaggcaggcagaaagcaATTCATAGGTTATAATTTCCACAGCTTCCAACCCAAGAGTAAGGGGTAGTGCTAATCTGGGGAGGAGCGGGACATAGTTAGGGCTAATCTGAGTATCTAGCCCAGCTCTCCTAGGTTTCTGGAAGACTTCTATGTTCCTCTGTGGGGATCCTAAAGGTGGAAATTGAGAGCTGGAGAGCCTCTCATTGACCCATGTTCTAGAAGACTCTAGAACATCCTAAATTAAGGAGCACAGGCCTTTCATCCCCCAGGTCTCAGCCATGCTGCTAGAGTCCTCAATGGGAagaggctgggaggaaggggtgATGATCCCCCACGCTCTCCCAAGGGAGGCAGGGCCTCTTCCATACACTGTGAGGCTAGCCACTGTGCCAGGGCCCGAAAGGCAAGGCACAAGTACAGAGATCCTGGAGTCTGGGGAAGGGGTTAATCTCTACTCCCCAGATGTCTAAACGGTGGGtgtggagaggtggggagagggaggtaaTCCCCCTGGTTCAGTGTTCCCCCACAGAGAGCCTTAGGGAAGGTGCTCTGGAGGCCCAGTTCCCCCTTCTTGCCTCTCCCAGCTGTGCTAGTGGTCAGGCTACGacagtgggaggtggggaagagggtaAGGACGTCTCGCCCCCTCTCTTCTTCAATGGAGTCAGGCTGTTCTCGGGTTGCCACTTTACCTCCCCCACGCCAGTGAGTTGAGAGGGGTGATGCCTCAGGTGGATGAGTAAGTGGGGCCATGGGGCCAAGGGGAAGAAACACTGTTAGCCCTTGACCTTGGTTCCAGCCACTTATACCCGTACGTCAGGGGGAAGCCAGTTCTGAGAGGCTCTGACAGCGCAGTCTGAGCCGCTCAGCAGCAGTGTCCAGGGCGTGAGGTCCGGTGGGGGTGAGAGGGCCTAGGGTCCAGCCTGTCTTACCCTCAGGAAGAAACAGAGCTGGAATGGGGGGAAAGCAGGCAATAGGAGTGGGTAGTTCCTTCCAGGCCTCTGCTCTGGGGGAAGGCCCCCTCCTCTGGCAAGGTCTGGGGTAGGACCCCCTCCAGGCAGGGTGACATCACACATCAGTCATCTCATCCCCCAGCTCGGCATCTTCcggctctccttcctcctcctcttcatcttcctcctcctcagaggTCATGTTGGGTTCATCCGCCTCTGCCAGACACTTGGGGCAGGAACAGACGAACAGATAGTTCTCcctgcggggagggggggtggggggtggggggtgatggtggtggtgagggtaCAAAGTCAGGCAGCCACTGGAATGGAGGACCCCAGAGCCCAGCTGCCCACCACACCCCCAGCTGGCACCTGAGGATCTTGTGGCGGCTGTGGCGGCTGCGCTCCCGCTGACAGCAGTCTAAGTAGCTGATGCAGATTTCCTAACAGGCAGAAGAGAGGTGGGCTCTGACGGCCTCTGTTTCTAATAGATGGAATTAGCGCCTCCCCAATCTCTGCCCTATGTCCAACCACTGCCCCATCCCTAGGAGCCTGAGCTGCCCTTCAGCGAAGGGGCAGGCCGCCCTGATCCATTCCCCTATGCTCACAGCAGGGAGGCCACCCCACCATAAGGCTTTAACAATCTCTGTCTGAGACGGGCTGTTTGGCTTCGGGCCATGGCCAAGGTCTGTGGCTGGGGCAGAGGTCATCTTGGTGTGAAGCTACTTGCTCTGAAAGAAGTTTCAACCAGCCTTTGTGCACTACTCTAAGAGCCAGGACCCCAAACCCACACTAGTACCCCATAGTCCAACCCATGAAGGGCCATTTTCTGCTTCCTTAGATGCTGCAGGTTCCTTGATCAAAAGATAGTTGGGGACAAGAACTTGGGCACACAGCTGTCTCTTAAACACTGCTTTGAGGCTTTCTGGAGTTATTTTTGGAAGTGGGGTGGGGTTAGAGCATATCTATGGGCAACACTCATATCCTGCAGCATGTGAGGATTCAACCCAACAACCTGAACTTGGGGCTGTAGCCACTGGTACTCCCAATTCCCGGAGAGAACTTGCAAGGCCTactgcccaccctccccacagCTACTGGCCCCCTCACCTCTCCTGGTTTAATATCCTCCAGGGCGGTGACATGCAAAAGGAAGTTGTTTTCTGGGAAAGAGGTCTCTGCATTGGGGACACAGCTGTGGTTGCCTGGGTGATGAGAGGCAGGTAATGAGGATTTTTGACTAATAAAAACAGCCTTAACTGTGCAGAGCACTGGGTCCTatctttctctgttctctcatCCCTGCTAGGGCTATGCAGGTCCTGGGACCCCAGTTTCCTGACTCCCTGTCCAGTGTTCTTTCTTGAAGAGCACAGGCACAAATGCACTCCTGCAtcactcccttccccctcctgccATGACTGCTCCTGATCCTCTCCTCACTGGTCAACTTGATCCTCCGCTTTGTTCCCAATGTCTCGCAAAGGGAGGGACAGAGCTGTGAAAGGGATGCCTGTGCCAGGCCACTTAACTCAGTCCTGTTACTGGATGTCTCGTAACAGCTGAGCCAGGCTCTCTGAGAGCCTAGTTTGGGAGGAGTAGTGTCCCCAGAGCCTGGGAAGAAGGGTTTGCAGTGAAgagagcagagggtggggggCTAGATCTGGAAAAGACAACAGTCTAAACTGGCTCTACCCCCTCCATCAGGTGCTGATGAGACCGCCTTCCTTCCAGCCTGAGCTCCTCCTGGCTCTCACAACACTATCCTACCACAGCTCACAGGGCAGTGGTGGGGCAAAAGCCAGGCTTCCCTTTGCAAGAATCAGAGCTCGATGCCCTGCCTTAGCACCGGGTCTAGCCCACTGGAAGGTTTTACATCAAGGCATGAGCAGTccaataagtgaatgaatgaaaaaatgatagAAGGAGAAGGCCGAGAGGAAAGTCCCCAAGGAAACTCAGCCCTAACCCCACTCCTGGATTCAACTCTACCAGCCCAGAAGGGGCCAAGAGAGATGAACTACAGCTGTGAGGCTACCCCTTCTCAATGCCGGGACTCACAGCAGCTCTGCAGCACAAAGAGGCCAGATCCTTCACAATTAAGAAACTCGCCAGTTGCTGTAAGACAGTAATATGCAGATGTTATTGCATCAATTTTATAGGTGGAAAAAGGAAACCAGGCTTATAAGGACAGGCACTGGCTCCACTTGCCACACAATCACTACCATTTTACCTGAAATTGCTTCTCTGAGGTGCGAGCCTTGCTTTCCTATAAATGATACCACCTTATTGTCCagcactcccccacccctagcATCAAGCCTCTGCATGGATCACAGGGCCATTTCTCGTGTACGTCCTGTGGACAGATCTGAAGCTTCCCACCGGCACACAGGGATTACCTTCCCCAGCCATGAATTCAGAGCTCCCTGGGGGAAGACTATGTCCACCGCCTGACTGATGGGTGTCTCCAAAATTGGGTGAGGCCAAAGCTCCATCTCACCTACCTGCCTCGATGTCCTTGTACAGCTGGTCGATGAAGGCGTCCAGCTGCTCACGGTCCTGAGGCTTCAGCTCCAGAGCATCACAGGCATGGACCCACTGGCTCAGGGAGCTGGGGGTCCCAGGCAGCCGTGTTTGGAGAGGAGGAGGCCCAGCTCACAGGGCTCTCCACCTCCAAGCAAGTTAAATCCATTTCTTTCTccgaggggagggtgggggtggttgTGTCCTCCCCAACAGACCAGTGTTCCCGAGAAAGACAATCTTTCTGACCCCCACCACTGAGTTTAGTCCAGCATTCTGGCCAGAGTCACACCCTGCCCCACCCTAGTCTTGAAAGGAGCTGGCTGCCTTCCCCAGTCaatctcccaccccagccctgaggGACAAGTCCAATAGCTCTGGGACATTCTCTCCTAACCTGGTCCCAATTCCTTGGCCATTGGTCCCAACAAGAGCAAAGAGAGACCGGAATCCATCCGGAGTGAACCActgtggggagaaagggagaagagcaCTCGGGTTACAGTCACTTGGTTTTCTTCCTGATACAACTCTCTGTTGAGGAAGTTTGCTGTGAGTTAGTCTCATCCCAACTCCAGAAGACCAGGTCTGCTCTGGCTTAGCTGTCCCAGCAGGAGACGCTGACCTGGTTGCTCCTGGAGAGCTGGAGTGACCAGGAGGCCATTGGTCCCACCTTCCCCACACTCACCTGGCTGAGTGCTTCCTCATAGAGCGCCTCTGTGAAGAGTCTCCGCAGAAGCTCCAGCTGGCCCTGGTTtaggggaagcagggagagacTTGCATCCCTGGGGATTTCCCATTAGCATAGATGGCCATGTAAGGGAAGGAAAAGGGCGAGCTCTGTAGACCGAGCTTTCCCTGGGGGCAAAGGAAAGCCACAGAGTCCTTATCTCCAAAGAGCCTTGACAGTCTGCTGGCCTGTTCCAACCCAGGGTAGCGAACCTCAAATTCCTATTTTCTAGCACTTGTACCAGCAGGGTGGAGGCAGTCTGGCTTAAAATGTCTGTCCTCACCACCCTCCAGGCTCCCTGCCCCGGCCTCCAGAGCAGCTTGACTCTCCCCATCCTTTCCCTAGATTCAGTGCAGCAAGGCCCACCCCAGATGCCCTTTCACACACCTGCCTCCAATTTCAGGTGGCTCCTGCTTGGAAGTCTACTATGCTCAGAGAGAATGTATAACTCTTTAATGTGGAGCAAGTGCTTAGTACGTTGGCAACTGAAATTCTGTTTCACACTGCTCCCTGACCCTGTGGACCCCCCCCAGTCCTCCATGTTCCATTACACTTGATTTGCCCACTGCTCTCCTATCATGGGGTCCTGCCTTCCCACATCAGGGTACCCAGGCCCTCCGTCCTCTGTCATCACTCCACTTTCCAATTTTAAGTCCACATTAGGTCATGAAGTTAAATAAAGCTAGGCATACAAGTCTCTGAACAGATTTTTGGACCCAGGCTCTAACTTCTTGCTGTGGCTGGGAAGGGAGAAAGTGTGGAGCTTCCTTCAGGTAGTCACAGATATCCCAGGctactgggggggtgggggtggggtggggtgaagagCGCACTGGGAGGGTCATGGGGGGAGACCAACCTTGAATTTGTCCCCCAGGAGTTTGTGGACAATTTCCTCCTCCTCATTGGCTGTTTTATTACAGAACTGGGAGAAGAGCCTGATCCAACGATCCTTATCCTTAGCCTGCATTGAACACGTATACTTCAGGGTCAGGGTCACACATGCTCATGCATGCATGTGCTCACATGGACTCATGGACACCCTCTGCTTTACTGCTACTCCTGC contains:
- the SMYD5 gene encoding histone-lysine N-trimethyltransferase SMYD5 isoform X2; protein product: MAASMCDVFSFCVGVAGRAPVAVEVRFVSSTKGKGLFATQLIQKGETIFVERPLVAAQFLWNALYRYRACDHCLRALEKAEENAQRLTGKPGQVLPHPELCTVRKDLHQNCPHCQVTYCSAECRLAAAEQYHQVLCSGPSQDDPLHPLNKLQEAWRSVHYPPETASIMLMARMVATVKQAKDKDRWIRLFSQFCNKTANEEEEIVHKLLGDKFKGQLELLRRLFTEALYEEALSQWFTPDGFRSLFALVGTNGQGIGTSSLSQWVHACDALELKPQDREQLDAFIDQLYKDIEAATGEFLNCEGSGLFVLQSCCNHSCVPNAETSFPENNFLLHVTALEDIKPGEEICISYLDCCQRERSRHSRHKILRCQLGVWWAAGLWGPPFQWLPDFVPSPPPSPPTPHPPSPQGELSVRLFLPQVSGRGG
- the PRADC1 gene encoding protease-associated domain-containing protein 1 is translated as MLPGAAGWWCLVVWLPACVAAHGLRIHDYLYFQVLSPGDIRYIFTATPAKDFGGIFHTRYEQIHLVPAEPSEACGELSNGFFIQDQIALVERGGCSFLSKTRVVQEHGGRAVIISDNAVDNDSFYVEMIQDSTQRTADIPALFLLGRDGYMIRRSLEQHGLPWAIISIPVNVTSIPTFELLQPPWTFW
- the SMYD5 gene encoding histone-lysine N-trimethyltransferase SMYD5 isoform X6, which encodes MNPPEAEASPEREAHGACDHCLRALEKAEENAQRLTGKPGQVLPHPELCTVRKDLHQNCPHCQVTYCSAECRLAAAEQYHQVLCSGPSQDDPLHPLNKLQEAWRSVHYPPETASIMLMARMVATVKQAKDKDRWIRLFSQFCNKTANEEEEIVHKLLGDKFKGQLELLRRLFTEALYEEALSQWFTPDGFRSLFALVGTNGQGIGTSSLSQWVHACDALELKPQDREQLDAFIDQLYKDIEAATGEFLNCEGSGLFVLQSCCNHSCVPNAETSFPENNFLLHVTALEDIKPGEEICISYLDCCQRERSRHSRHKILRENYLFVCSCPKCLAEADEPNMTSEEEEDEEEEEGEPEDAELGDEMTDV
- the SMYD5 gene encoding histone-lysine N-trimethyltransferase SMYD5 isoform X1; this translates as MAASMCDVFSFCVGVAGRAPVAVEVRFVSSTKALCSGQAGRSETESRAELHFQRRQSWRGKGLFATQLIQKGETIFVERPLVAAQFLWNALYRYRACDHCLRALEKAEENAQRLTGKPGQVLPHPELCTVRKDLHQNCPHCQVTYCSAECRLAAAEQYHQVLCSGPSQDDPLHPLNKLQEAWRSVHYPPETASIMLMARMVATVKQAKDKDRWIRLFSQFCNKTANEEEEIVHKLLGDKFKGQLELLRRLFTEALYEEALSQWFTPDGFRSLFALVGTNGQGIGTSSLSQWVHACDALELKPQDREQLDAFIDQLYKDIEAATGEFLNCEGSGLFVLQSCCNHSCVPNAETSFPENNFLLHVTALEDIKPGEEICISYLDCCQRERSRHSRHKILRENYLFVCSCPKCLAEADEPNMTSEEEEDEEEEEGEPEDAELGDEMTDV
- the SMYD5 gene encoding histone-lysine N-trimethyltransferase SMYD5 isoform X3, encoding MAASMCDVFSFCVGVAGRAPVAVEVRFVSSTKALCSGQAGRSETESRAELHFQRRQSWRGKGLFATQLIQKGETIFVERPLVAAQFLWNALYRYRACDHCLRALEKAEENAQRLTGKPGQVLPHPELCTVRKDLHQNCPHCQVTYCSAECRLAAAEQYHQVLCSGPSQDDPLHPLNKLQEAWRSVHYPPETASIMLMARMVATVKQAKDKDRWIRLFSQFCNKTANEEEEIVHKLLGDKFKWFTPDGFRSLFALVGTNGQGIGTSSLSQWVHACDALELKPQDREQLDAFIDQLYKDIEAATGEFLNCEGSGLFVLQSCCNHSCVPNAETSFPENNFLLHVTALEDIKPGEEICISYLDCCQRERSRHSRHKILRENYLFVCSCPKCLAEADEPNMTSEEEEDEEEEEGEPEDAELGDEMTDV
- the SMYD5 gene encoding histone-lysine N-trimethyltransferase SMYD5 isoform X4, giving the protein MAASMCDVFSFCVGVAGRAPVAVEVRFVSSTKGKGLFATQLIQKGETIFVERPLVAAQFLWNALYRYRACDHCLRALEKAEENAQRLTGKPGQVLPHPELCTVRKDLHQNCPHCQVTYCSAECRLAAAEQYHQVLCSGPSQDDPLHPLNKLQEAWRSVHYPPETASIMLMARMVATVKQAKDKDRWIRLFSQFCNKTANEEEEIVHKLLGDKFKGQLELLRRLFTEALYEEALSQWFTPDGFRSLFALVGTNGQGIGTSSLSQWVHACDALELKPQDREQLDAFIDQLYKDIEAATGEFLNCEGSGLFVLQSCCNHSCVPNAETSFPENNFLLHVTALEDIKPGEEICISYLDCCQRERSRHSRHKILRENYLFVCSCPKCLAEADEPNMTSEEEEDEEEEEGEPEDAELGDEMTDV